A window of the Kosakonia sp. BYX6 genome harbors these coding sequences:
- the rsmS gene encoding pleiotropic regulatory protein RsmS, whose protein sequence is MSLENAPDEVKLAVDLIMLLEQHEIAPEVVLKALEIVKRDFEKKQLSAPLP, encoded by the coding sequence ATGTCACTGGAAAATGCCCCGGATGAGGTCAAGCTGGCTGTGGATTTGATTATGTTGCTGGAACAGCATGAGATCGCGCCAGAAGTGGTGTTAAAGGCGCTGGAAATTGTGAAGCGGGATTTCGAGAAGAAGCAATTATCGGCCCCCCTCCCCTAA
- the mscK gene encoding mechanosensitive channel MscK yields the protein MLHNNRTQNTFAAFATALFLVFLSLVSNVALAQTTSDLPSRNDVQSQLDTLNKQKNHSAQDKLVIQDLTETLETLDKIDRVKQETALLKQKVAQAPEKLRQATDALNALSDKDNDDETRKTLATLSLRQLESRVSQLLEDLQTAQNDLSNYNSQLVSLQTQPERVQSAMYAASQQLQQIRNRLNGTVAGEGALRPTQQTLLQAQQALLNAQIEQLRKSLEGNTTLQDTLQKQRDYVTANSNRLEHQLQLLQEAVNSKRLTLTEKTAQEAVTPDETARIQANPLVKQELDINHQLSQKLISATESGNALVQQNIKVKNWLDRALQSERNIKEQISVLKGSLLLSRILYQQQQTLPSADELEDMTNRIADLRLEQFDINQQRDALFQNENFVARLEEGHQSEVNDEVHDALLQVVDMRRELLDQLNKQLGNQLMMAINLQVNQQQLMSVSKSLQEILTQQIFWVNSNKPMDWDWIKSFPKALHDQIKGTKITVNWEKAWPAVAIAFLAGLPLLLIAGLIRWRLRWLKSYQAKLAAQVGQLRSDSQLHTPKAILIDLIRALPVCLLILAVGLILLTMQLNISELLWAFSKKLALFWLVFGLCWKVLEKDGVAVNHFNMPEQLTSHWRRQIVRVSLALLPLHFWSVVSELSPLHLMDDVLGQFVILLNLLVITGLVWPMFRESWRDKESHGMRLVTVTVLAIVPIALMVLTATGYFYTTLRLSGRWIETVYLVIIWNLLYQTVLRGLSVAARRIAYRRALARRQNMVKEGAEGAEPPEEPTIALEQVNQQTLRITMLVMVALFGVVFWAIWSDLITVFAYLDSITLWHYNGTEAGAAVVKSVTLGSLLFAVIVFVVAWALIRNLPGLLEVLVLSRLNMRQGSSYAVTTILNYIIIAVGALTVFGSLGVSWDKLQWLAAALSVGLGFGLQEIFGNFVSGLIILFERPVRIGDTVTIGTFSGTVSKIRIRATTITDFDRKEVIIPNKAFVTERLINWSLSDTITRVVIRLGVAYGSDLDKVKKVLLKAAMEHPKVMHDPEPSVFFTTFGPSTLDHELRLYVRELRDRSYTVDELNRTIDQLCRENDINIAFNQLEVHLRNGNGEEVTEVKRELKGDDPTPATMN from the coding sequence AAAAACTGCGCCAGGCAACCGATGCGCTCAACGCGCTCAGCGATAAAGACAACGACGACGAAACACGTAAAACGCTCGCCACGCTCTCTCTGCGCCAACTTGAATCGCGCGTTTCGCAACTGCTCGAAGATCTGCAAACCGCGCAGAATGACTTATCCAATTACAACAGCCAACTGGTCTCATTACAGACGCAGCCGGAACGCGTACAAAGCGCAATGTACGCCGCCTCGCAACAGTTACAGCAAATTCGCAACCGCCTGAACGGCACTGTCGCGGGCGAGGGCGCATTGCGTCCAACGCAGCAAACGCTGTTGCAGGCGCAGCAGGCGTTGCTCAATGCGCAAATCGAACAACTGCGTAAAAGCCTTGAAGGCAACACGACATTGCAGGACACCCTGCAAAAGCAACGTGATTACGTGACGGCGAACAGTAATCGTCTCGAACACCAGTTGCAGTTGTTGCAGGAAGCGGTGAACAGCAAGCGTTTGACGCTGACGGAAAAAACTGCGCAGGAAGCCGTCACGCCGGATGAAACGGCGCGTATTCAGGCAAATCCGCTGGTGAAACAGGAACTGGATATCAACCACCAGCTTAGCCAGAAACTGATTTCTGCCACCGAAAGCGGAAACGCACTGGTGCAGCAGAATATCAAAGTGAAAAACTGGCTCGATCGCGCACTGCAATCCGAACGCAATATTAAAGAACAAATTTCCGTGCTGAAAGGCAGCCTGCTGCTGTCGCGTATTCTTTATCAGCAACAACAAACGCTGCCGTCGGCGGATGAGCTGGAAGACATGACCAACCGCATCGCGGATTTGCGTCTTGAGCAGTTCGACATCAACCAGCAGCGTGACGCGCTGTTTCAGAATGAAAACTTTGTCGCCAGGCTCGAAGAGGGCCATCAAAGCGAGGTGAACGATGAAGTTCACGACGCATTGCTGCAAGTGGTTGATATGCGCCGCGAACTGCTCGATCAGTTGAACAAGCAACTGGGCAACCAACTGATGATGGCGATTAACTTGCAGGTCAATCAGCAGCAGTTGATGAGTGTGTCGAAGAGCTTGCAAGAGATCCTGACGCAGCAAATCTTCTGGGTAAACAGCAATAAACCGATGGACTGGGACTGGATCAAATCCTTCCCGAAAGCGCTGCACGACCAGATAAAAGGCACCAAAATCACAGTTAACTGGGAAAAAGCCTGGCCTGCAGTCGCCATCGCGTTCCTGGCCGGTTTGCCGCTTTTACTGATTGCCGGGCTGATCCGCTGGCGTTTGCGCTGGCTGAAAAGTTACCAGGCGAAACTCGCTGCGCAAGTCGGGCAATTACGCAGTGACAGCCAGTTGCATACGCCCAAAGCGATTCTCATCGATCTGATCCGCGCGTTGCCGGTATGTCTGCTGATTCTGGCCGTCGGCCTGATCCTGCTCACTATGCAGCTGAATATCAGTGAACTGCTATGGGCGTTCAGTAAAAAACTGGCGCTATTCTGGCTGGTATTTGGCCTGTGCTGGAAAGTGCTGGAAAAAGACGGCGTCGCGGTGAACCACTTTAATATGCCCGAACAACTGACCAGCCACTGGCGTCGGCAGATCGTGCGCGTCAGCCTGGCCTTACTGCCGCTGCATTTCTGGTCAGTAGTGTCGGAGCTTTCCCCGTTGCATCTGATGGATGATGTGCTCGGGCAGTTTGTGATTCTGCTGAACTTGCTGGTCATCACCGGCTTGGTCTGGCCGATGTTCCGCGAAAGCTGGCGCGATAAAGAGTCACATGGCATGCGTCTGGTGACGGTTACCGTGCTGGCGATTGTGCCGATTGCTTTGATGGTGCTGACCGCGACCGGTTACTTCTACACTACGCTGCGCCTTTCCGGGCGCTGGATTGAAACCGTTTATCTGGTGATCATCTGGAACCTGCTTTACCAGACGGTCCTGCGCGGTTTGAGCGTGGCGGCGCGCCGTATTGCCTATCGCCGTGCGCTGGCGCGTCGTCAGAATATGGTGAAAGAGGGGGCCGAAGGCGCGGAACCACCGGAAGAACCGACCATTGCGCTGGAGCAGGTTAACCAGCAAACACTGCGAATCACCATGCTGGTGATGGTGGCGCTGTTTGGCGTGGTGTTCTGGGCCATTTGGTCGGATTTGATCACCGTGTTCGCCTATCTCGACAGCATCACGCTGTGGCATTACAACGGTACCGAAGCCGGTGCGGCAGTGGTGAAAAGCGTCACGCTCGGCAGCCTGTTATTTGCAGTGATTGTGTTTGTGGTGGCCTGGGCGCTGATTCGTAACTTGCCCGGTTTGCTGGAAGTGTTGGTGCTCTCAAGGCTCAATATGCGCCAGGGGTCATCGTACGCCGTCACCACGATTTTGAATTACATCATTATCGCGGTCGGGGCGTTGACGGTCTTCGGTTCGTTAGGCGTGTCGTGGGACAAATTGCAATGGCTGGCGGCGGCACTGTCGGTCGGCCTCGGGTTTGGCTTGCAGGAGATCTTCGGTAACTTTGTCTCCGGTCTGATCATTCTGTTCGAGCGCCCGGTGCGCATCGGCGATACCGTCACTATCGGTACCTTCTCTGGCACGGTCAGCAAAATCCGCATTCGTGCCACCACCATCACCGACTTTGACCGTAAAGAGGTGATTATCCCGAACAAAGCGTTCGTTACCGAGCGCCTGATCAACTGGTCGCTGTCCGATACCATCACCCGCGTGGTGATCCGCCTTGGCGTGGCCTACGGTTCGGATCTGGATAAAGTGAAAAAAGTGCTGCTGAAAGCGGCGATGGAACACCCGAAAGTAATGCACGATCCCGAACCCTCGGTGTTTTTCACCACCTTTGGGCCGAGCACGCTGGATCACGAATTGCGTCTGTATGTGCGTGAACTGCGCGATCGCAGCTATACCGTGGACGAGCTCAACCGCACTATCGATCAGCTGTGCCGCGAGAACGACATCAACATCGCTTTCAATCAGTTGGAAGTTCACCTGCGCAATGGCAATGGTGAGGAAGTGACAGAGGTGAAACGCGAGCTAAAAGGCGACGATCCAACGCCTGCCACGATGAACTAA
- the priC gene encoding primosomal replication protein N'', giving the protein MKSDALLQTLERQLTVLRQQAAPLAQHTTVSPRFDRHLFQTRNTLMQSYLDETAANLAALRHAVNGNHLPQVTWLAEHLTAQIAALTRESAVWSLRAWDNSSPGITRWQRRRLQHQEYERRLLAMKREREQRLTTVTTLIEQQQLHKEVEALSARLARCRNALDNIESVLARLTR; this is encoded by the coding sequence ATGAAAAGCGACGCGCTTTTACAGACGCTGGAACGACAACTGACGGTACTGCGCCAACAGGCCGCGCCGCTGGCGCAACATACCACGGTCAGCCCGCGCTTTGATCGACATCTTTTTCAGACTCGCAACACGCTGATGCAATCCTATCTGGATGAAACCGCCGCAAACCTGGCGGCATTGCGCCACGCGGTGAATGGCAATCATTTGCCGCAGGTGACCTGGCTTGCCGAACACTTAACGGCGCAAATCGCGGCCTTAACGCGTGAAAGCGCGGTCTGGTCGCTGCGCGCATGGGACAATTCGTCTCCCGGCATTACCCGCTGGCAACGCCGACGTTTGCAGCATCAGGAGTATGAACGCCGTTTGCTGGCGATGAAGCGCGAACGCGAACAACGTTTAACAACGGTCACAACGCTGATTGAGCAGCAGCAATTGCATAAAGAAGTCGAGGCACTGAGCGCACGGCTCGCGCGCTGTCGCAATGCGCTGGACAATATTGAGAGCGTGCTGGCGCGCTTAACCCGTTAA